Proteins co-encoded in one Acidovorax sp. 69 genomic window:
- a CDS encoding sulfite oxidase heme-binding subunit YedZ, whose amino-acid sequence MRKLLLRPLAKPVVFVLCLLPLAWLVYATVANLLGANPAEALIRATGDWTLRALCLVLAVTPLRVITSTPQLARFRRMLGLFVFFYGVLHLLSYSWFDMGFDLADILRDIAKRPFILVGTLALLLLTLLAGTSFNRAIKALGGKRWQVLHRAVYAVAGLGILHFFWMRAGKNNFGEVAVYAAILGTLLGWRIWQRLRKRRSAPAGAASRRSAVGSP is encoded by the coding sequence ATGCGAAAACTATTGCTACGCCCCTTGGCCAAACCCGTGGTGTTCGTGTTGTGCCTGCTTCCTCTGGCATGGCTTGTGTACGCGACGGTCGCAAATCTGCTGGGCGCCAACCCGGCAGAGGCGTTGATCCGTGCCACTGGCGACTGGACGTTGCGGGCTTTGTGTCTGGTGCTGGCTGTGACGCCGTTGCGTGTGATTACATCGACCCCGCAGCTAGCGCGCTTTCGGCGGATGCTGGGTTTGTTTGTGTTCTTTTACGGCGTATTGCACCTGTTGAGCTACAGCTGGTTCGACATGGGGTTCGACCTCGCGGACATCTTGCGCGATATCGCCAAGCGGCCTTTTATCCTGGTGGGAACGCTGGCCCTGTTGTTGCTGACCCTGCTGGCGGGCACGTCGTTCAATCGTGCCATCAAGGCCTTGGGCGGCAAGCGCTGGCAGGTGCTGCACCGCGCGGTATATGCCGTGGCAGGGCTTGGTATCCTGCACTTCTTCTGGATGCGCGCGGGTAAAAATAATTTTGGCGAAGTGGCGGTGTATGCGGCCATCCTGGGCACGCTGCTGGGTTGGCGCATCTGGCAGCGGCTGCGAAAGCGCAGATCTGCCCCGGCAGGTGCTGCGTCCAGACGGTCCGCCGTGGGTTCACCATGA
- the msrP gene encoding protein-methionine-sulfoxide reductase catalytic subunit MsrP, translated as MLIPPRDSGFNHPHPSEITPRAVYEDRRQMLKLMAGGAAGAAMAAWAGREALAQQAAVARPGKLAALAGAKSAVAGAMSMEKLTDYKDASTYNNFYEFGTDKADPARNAHTLKTAPWTVEVEGLVKKPGKYGIEDLIKLSAQEERIYRLRCVEGWSMVIPWVGYSLAELIKRVEPQGSAKYVEFVTLADKATMPFVGSRVLDWPYVEGLRMDEAMHPLTLLAFGMYGEVLPNQNGAPVRLVVPWKYGFKSAKSIVKIRFVEKEPGTAWNKAAQQEYGFYSNVNPNVDHPRWSQATERRIGEDGLFAKKRKTLMFNGYEAQVGQLYAGMDLKKFY; from the coding sequence ATGCTGATCCCACCGCGCGACTCGGGTTTTAACCACCCGCACCCCTCTGAAATCACACCGCGCGCGGTCTATGAAGACCGTCGCCAGATGCTCAAGCTCATGGCGGGAGGAGCCGCTGGGGCCGCGATGGCGGCCTGGGCTGGCCGTGAGGCGCTGGCGCAGCAGGCTGCAGTGGCGCGCCCTGGCAAGCTGGCCGCATTGGCCGGCGCCAAGTCGGCCGTGGCCGGCGCGATGTCGATGGAGAAGCTCACTGACTATAAGGATGCGAGCACCTACAACAACTTCTATGAGTTCGGTACCGATAAGGCGGACCCAGCCCGCAACGCCCATACGCTCAAAACCGCACCGTGGACGGTAGAGGTCGAGGGCTTGGTCAAGAAACCCGGCAAATACGGCATCGAAGACCTCATCAAACTCAGCGCACAGGAAGAGCGCATCTACCGCCTGCGCTGTGTGGAGGGCTGGTCCATGGTCATCCCCTGGGTGGGGTATTCGCTGGCCGAGCTGATCAAGCGGGTGGAACCCCAGGGCAGCGCCAAGTACGTCGAGTTTGTGACGCTGGCCGATAAGGCAACGATGCCTTTTGTGGGTTCGCGTGTGCTGGACTGGCCTTATGTGGAAGGCCTGCGCATGGATGAAGCGATGCACCCTCTGACACTGCTGGCATTCGGTATGTATGGCGAGGTGCTGCCCAACCAGAACGGCGCGCCCGTGCGCCTGGTGGTGCCGTGGAAGTACGGTTTCAAAAGCGCCAAGAGCATCGTCAAGATCCGCTTTGTGGAGAAAGAACCTGGCACGGCATGGAACAAGGCCGCCCAGCAGGAGTACGGCTTTTACTCCAACGTGAACCCCAATGTGGACCACCCCCGCTGGAGCCAGGCGACCGAGCGGCGCATCGGCGAGGATGGTTTGTTTGCCAAGAAGCGCAAGACGCTGATGTTCAACGGCTATGAAGCCCAGGTGGGCCAGCTCTATGCGGGCATGGACCTGAAGAAGTTCTACTGA
- the ccsB gene encoding c-type cytochrome biogenesis protein CcsB, translated as MNTATTTTITLNEGFFTRRNWFDWLFAAIVAVGGLYTLQRYGSFMDVYEKGILLGAIPCTIWLGWFWRPLRALMLIVVAVALLAIGLYQQDGAGSLARADTVFGLKYFLSSQSAILWMSMLFFISTAFYWVGMFSRGEGKTMSMLGSRIAWVAVAMALIGTLVRWYESYLIGPDIGHIPVSNLYEVFVLFCWMTAAFYLYYEQQYDTRALGGFVMLVVSAAVGFLLWYTVVREAHEIQPLVPALKSWWMKLHVPANFIGYGTFALSAMVAFAYLIKQQATETRWYKLAPLWLLGVVLCFEPIVFRQGATENGGSYWMVYFGISAFIVAGILLGRKRIAARLPSFEILDDVMYKSIAVGFAFFTIATVLGALWAAEAWGGYWSWDPKETWALIVWLNYAAWLHMRLMKGLRGSVSAWWALVGLAVTTFAFLGVNMFLSGLHSYGTL; from the coding sequence ATGAACACCGCGACGACCACCACGATCACCCTGAACGAAGGTTTTTTCACCCGCCGAAACTGGTTTGACTGGCTGTTTGCTGCCATCGTGGCCGTGGGCGGTTTGTATACGCTGCAGCGGTATGGCAGCTTCATGGACGTGTACGAAAAGGGCATCCTGCTGGGCGCCATTCCGTGCACGATCTGGCTGGGCTGGTTCTGGCGGCCGCTGCGGGCGCTGATGCTCATCGTGGTGGCGGTGGCGCTGTTGGCGATTGGCCTGTACCAGCAAGACGGAGCGGGTAGCCTGGCGCGGGCGGACACGGTGTTTGGCCTCAAGTATTTTCTGTCGAGTCAGTCGGCCATCCTGTGGATGAGCATGCTGTTTTTCATCAGCACGGCGTTCTACTGGGTGGGCATGTTCTCGCGGGGCGAGGGCAAGACCATGAGCATGCTCGGCTCACGTATTGCCTGGGTGGCCGTGGCCATGGCGCTCATCGGTACGCTGGTGCGGTGGTATGAAAGCTATCTCATTGGCCCCGATATCGGACATATCCCTGTCAGCAATCTGTACGAAGTGTTCGTGCTGTTTTGCTGGATGACGGCGGCGTTTTATCTGTACTACGAACAACAGTACGACACGCGCGCGCTGGGCGGCTTTGTGATGCTGGTGGTCAGTGCCGCCGTGGGCTTCTTGCTCTGGTACACCGTGGTGCGTGAGGCGCATGAGATCCAGCCACTGGTCCCGGCGCTCAAGAGCTGGTGGATGAAGCTGCATGTGCCCGCCAACTTCATTGGTTATGGCACGTTTGCGTTGTCGGCCATGGTGGCGTTTGCCTACCTGATCAAACAACAGGCCACGGAAACCCGCTGGTACAAACTGGCGCCGCTGTGGCTGCTGGGCGTGGTGTTGTGTTTTGAGCCCATCGTGTTCCGCCAGGGCGCTACCGAAAACGGCGGCAGCTACTGGATGGTGTACTTCGGCATTTCGGCCTTCATCGTGGCGGGCATCCTGCTGGGCCGCAAGCGCATTGCCGCGCGCCTGCCGTCGTTCGAAATCCTGGACGACGTGATGTACAAATCCATCGCCGTGGGTTTTGCGTTCTTCACCATCGCCACGGTGCTGGGCGCCCTGTGGGCTGCCGAGGCTTGGGGTGGCTACTGGAGCTGGGACCCGAAGGAGACCTGGGCGTTGATTGTCTGGCTGAATTACGCAGCGTGGCTGCACATGCGCCTCATGAAGGGCCTGCGTGGTTCCGTGTCCGCCTGGTGGGCGCTGGTGGGCTTGGCCGTGACCACGTTCGCGTTCCTGGGCGTGAACATGTTTCTGAGCGGGCTGCACAGTTACGGAACGCTGTGA
- a CDS encoding cytochrome c, translating into MKLLASLLTAAVLAAPVFSAFAAGDAPKAAKPDLVKGEASFTAVCAACHSADGNSAIAANPKLSQQHPEYLVKQLQEFKSGKRNNAIMKGFATALSDDDMRNVAYWLASKPAKAGFSKDKDLVALGERIYRGGISDRNIAACAGCHSPNGAGIPAQYPRLSGQHADYTVSQLNMFRDGSRANSIQMTQVAAKLNDKEIKAVADYIAGLR; encoded by the coding sequence ATGAAGTTGCTCGCCTCTTTGTTGACGGCTGCCGTACTGGCAGCACCTGTTTTCTCGGCCTTTGCGGCGGGCGATGCCCCCAAAGCGGCCAAGCCGGATCTCGTCAAGGGCGAGGCCAGTTTCACTGCGGTGTGCGCGGCCTGCCACAGCGCGGACGGCAACTCGGCCATTGCGGCCAACCCCAAGCTGTCCCAGCAACACCCCGAATATCTGGTCAAGCAATTGCAGGAATTCAAGTCCGGCAAACGCAACAACGCCATCATGAAGGGCTTTGCTACAGCCCTGTCAGATGACGATATGCGTAACGTGGCCTACTGGCTGGCCTCCAAGCCCGCGAAGGCTGGGTTTTCCAAGGACAAGGATCTGGTGGCCTTGGGCGAGCGTATCTACCGCGGTGGCATTTCCGACCGCAACATCGCCGCTTGTGCTGGCTGCCACAGCCCCAATGGCGCTGGCATTCCTGCGCAGTACCCCCGCCTGTCGGGCCAGCATGCCGACTACACGGTGTCGCAGCTGAACATGTTCCGCGACGGTTCCCGCGCCAACAGCATCCAGATGACCCAGGTGGCTGCCAAGCTGAACGACAAGGAAATCAAGGCCGTGGCGGATTACATCGCCGGCCTGCGCTGA
- the yihA gene encoding ribosome biogenesis GTP-binding protein YihA/YsxC translates to MTTSSIAPVAGSLPPAPDAKIAMGWMHTAKFLTTAAQLHHLPPVDVPEIAFVGRSNAGKSTCINTLTQQKQLAFASKRPGRTQHINLFSLGKHGVTDAVLADLPGYGYAKVSRSDKVRWQQVMVNYLVSRPGLTGIVLLCDPRLGLTELDEALLEVLRPRVEEGLKFLIVLTKADKLTRAEQVKVLSITRLNAGGGEVKMFSALKKQGVDEVAQLLWQWAHPALPAGGTAPDAGSTAIDAPASPDSEDIQQN, encoded by the coding sequence ATGACGACATCCTCCATCGCGCCAGTTGCTGGCTCCCTTCCGCCCGCACCCGACGCCAAGATCGCCATGGGCTGGATGCACACCGCAAAGTTCCTGACCACGGCCGCGCAGCTGCACCACCTGCCCCCCGTCGACGTGCCCGAGATCGCCTTTGTGGGCCGCTCCAACGCGGGTAAATCCACCTGTATCAACACACTCACACAGCAAAAGCAGCTGGCGTTTGCCTCCAAAAGGCCGGGGCGTACACAGCACATCAACCTGTTCTCGCTGGGCAAGCATGGCGTAACCGACGCGGTACTGGCCGATCTGCCCGGCTATGGCTATGCAAAGGTGTCGCGGTCAGACAAGGTGCGCTGGCAGCAGGTGATGGTGAATTACCTGGTGAGCCGCCCCGGGCTCACCGGCATCGTCTTGCTGTGTGACCCCCGGCTCGGGCTGACCGAGCTGGACGAGGCGCTGCTCGAAGTGCTGCGCCCCCGGGTCGAAGAAGGCCTGAAATTCCTCATTGTGTTGACCAAGGCCGACAAGCTTACCCGCGCCGAGCAGGTCAAGGTGCTGTCGATTACGCGACTGAACGCGGGCGGCGGAGAGGTGAAGATGTTCTCGGCCCTCAAGAAGCAAGGCGTGGACGAAGTGGCTCAACTGCTGTGGCAATGGGCGCACCCGGCGCTACCCGCAGGGGGCACGGCACCCGACGCAGGCAGTACCGCCATCGATGCCCCCGCGTCGCCCGATTCCGAGGATATTCAGCAAAATTAG
- a CDS encoding alpha/beta fold hydrolase, whose product MIQNHPVPLPHGTTLHCRVSGVAGRPVLLFLHGFPEGAFIWDEMLLHFARPENGGYRCVAPYLRGFGSSSSPAEVDAYRAKHLVQDLVALIAHECPGGALECLVAHDWGGAVAWNLANQQPQLMKRLAIINSPHPGAFLRELQHNPAQQAGSQYMHFLCRPDAEALLAEDDFRRLFAFFNAPDGSAPGWLTDSVRAQYRALWQQGLTGACNYYRASPMRPPRDGDLGAKAITLPDSMLTVTLPTLVLWGMDDPALLPGLLDGLPGWVPQLELHPVEKASHWIVHEHPERVAIELQRFLQSKQ is encoded by the coding sequence ATGATTCAAAATCACCCTGTCCCCCTGCCGCACGGAACCACCCTGCACTGCCGCGTGAGCGGTGTGGCCGGTCGCCCCGTGTTGCTGTTTTTACACGGTTTTCCGGAGGGCGCCTTCATCTGGGACGAGATGCTGCTGCACTTTGCCCGCCCTGAAAACGGCGGCTATCGCTGCGTAGCACCCTATTTGCGCGGGTTTGGCTCCTCCAGCAGCCCGGCCGAGGTGGACGCCTATCGCGCCAAACACCTGGTGCAGGACCTGGTGGCGCTCATAGCCCACGAATGCCCTGGCGGTGCCCTGGAATGCCTGGTGGCGCACGATTGGGGCGGGGCTGTGGCCTGGAACCTGGCCAACCAGCAGCCGCAGCTCATGAAGCGGCTGGCCATCATCAACTCCCCGCATCCCGGCGCCTTCTTGCGCGAACTCCAGCACAACCCGGCCCAGCAGGCGGGCAGCCAGTACATGCACTTTCTGTGCAGGCCTGACGCCGAGGCGCTGCTGGCCGAAGACGACTTCCGCCGGCTTTTCGCCTTTTTCAACGCTCCGGATGGCAGCGCCCCGGGATGGTTGACCGACAGCGTGCGTGCCCAGTACCGCGCCCTGTGGCAGCAGGGTCTGACCGGCGCCTGCAACTACTACCGCGCCAGCCCCATGCGCCCACCGCGCGATGGAGACCTGGGCGCAAAGGCCATCACCCTGCCCGACTCCATGTTGACGGTGACGCTGCCCACGCTGGTGCTGTGGGGCATGGACGACCCCGCGCTGCTACCCGGCCTGCTCGACGGCCTGCCCGGCTGGGTGCCGCAGCTGGAGCTGCACCCGGTGGAGAAGGCCTCGCACTGGATCGTGCATGAGCACCCAGAACGCGTGGCGATAGAGCTGCAACGCTTTTTGCAATCAAAACAATAG
- a CDS encoding lipid A biosynthesis acyltransferase, with protein sequence MTGRLGVWFMSVLALLPLPVLRGMGWLLGQVAFVLVAPRRRVALRNLALCFPDWTETRRRAVARASFVVFCQTWLDRSWLWAAPRVVVERRVRLTGAVHELEGDTPTILFAPHFCGMDAGGLALPLHSSRAFTSIFATHPDPAVDGWFMAGRQRFGDVRMLNRSDGVKPIIANLRKGGLLYLLPDMDYGRNDSVFVPFYGVTAATIPSLSRFARLGRAKVVGVYSRMTPTGYVAEVSPAWANYPTDDAEADTLRMNHELQAVINTMPEQYYWVHKRFKTRPEGEPSVYG encoded by the coding sequence ATGACGGGGCGCCTGGGCGTATGGTTCATGAGCGTGCTGGCGCTTCTGCCGCTGCCTGTGCTGCGCGGCATGGGTTGGCTGCTGGGGCAGGTGGCCTTTGTGCTGGTGGCACCCCGGCGCAGGGTGGCGCTGCGTAACCTGGCGCTGTGTTTCCCCGACTGGACCGAGACGCGCCGCCGCGCTGTGGCGCGCGCCAGTTTTGTGGTGTTCTGCCAGACCTGGCTGGACCGCAGCTGGCTCTGGGCCGCGCCGCGTGTGGTCGTGGAGCGGCGCGTGCGCCTGACCGGCGCCGTGCACGAGCTGGAGGGCGACACGCCTACCATCCTGTTTGCGCCGCACTTCTGCGGCATGGATGCAGGGGGCCTGGCGCTGCCGTTGCATTCGAGCCGTGCGTTCACGTCCATTTTTGCCACCCACCCCGATCCTGCGGTGGATGGCTGGTTCATGGCCGGGCGCCAGCGTTTTGGTGATGTGCGCATGCTCAACCGTTCCGATGGCGTCAAGCCGATCATCGCCAACCTGCGCAAAGGCGGTCTGCTGTACCTGTTGCCCGACATGGACTACGGCCGCAATGATTCGGTGTTTGTGCCGTTCTACGGCGTGACGGCGGCCACCATTCCGTCGCTGTCGCGTTTTGCGCGGCTGGGGCGCGCCAAGGTGGTGGGCGTGTATTCGCGCATGACGCCTACCGGCTACGTGGCCGAGGTCTCGCCCGCCTGGGCGAACTACCCCACCGATGATGCCGAGGCCGACACCCTGCGCATGAACCACGAGCTGCAGGCCGTTATCAACACCATGCCCGAGCAGTATTACTGGGTGCACAAGCGTTTCAAGACACGGCCCGAAGGCGAGCCGTCGGTCTACGGCTGA
- a CDS encoding lysophospholipid acyltransferase family protein: MPVVFRFFSVFPLWLLHIMGAAMGWVAFCASPTYRRRFLANSTMAGYSFCAVRAAVAHAGRMVAELPRLWLGAPMPCRIEGEACVEQAYAAGRGILYLTPHQGCFELSAQAAARRWSAERGPITVLYRPARQAWLAKVMETARNRPGMLAVPTTLAGVRQMIKALRRGEAVGLLPDQVPPAGQGQWAPFFGRDAYTMTLAVRLAQQTGAAVVLVRCERLSWGKGFVTHFEPLAQPLSDQLEAAVVQINQAMEHLIRQCPEQYLWGYARYKQPRAEAVPAEGAAA; the protein is encoded by the coding sequence ATGCCAGTCGTCTTTCGATTCTTTTCCGTATTTCCGCTGTGGTTGCTGCACATCATGGGCGCGGCGATGGGCTGGGTGGCTTTTTGTGCGTCGCCCACGTACCGGCGCCGTTTCCTGGCCAACTCGACGATGGCTGGTTATTCGTTCTGCGCCGTGCGTGCCGCCGTGGCCCATGCCGGCCGCATGGTGGCCGAGCTGCCGCGTCTGTGGCTGGGCGCCCCCATGCCCTGCCGCATCGAAGGTGAGGCCTGTGTGGAGCAGGCCTATGCAGCCGGGCGCGGCATTCTGTACCTGACGCCACATCAGGGGTGCTTCGAGCTGTCGGCCCAGGCAGCGGCCCGGCGCTGGAGCGCGGAGCGCGGCCCCATCACCGTGCTGTACCGCCCTGCGCGCCAGGCCTGGCTGGCCAAGGTCATGGAAACTGCGCGCAACCGCCCCGGCATGCTGGCCGTGCCCACTACGCTGGCGGGGGTGCGCCAGATGATCAAGGCCCTGCGCCGGGGCGAGGCCGTCGGCCTGTTGCCTGACCAGGTTCCGCCCGCGGGCCAGGGGCAGTGGGCGCCTTTTTTTGGCCGCGACGCGTACACCATGACCCTGGCCGTGCGCCTGGCCCAGCAGACCGGTGCCGCCGTGGTGCTGGTACGCTGCGAGCGGCTTTCGTGGGGGAAAGGCTTCGTGACCCATTTCGAACCGCTGGCGCAGCCCTTGTCCGATCAATTGGAAGCTGCCGTTGTGCAGATCAACCAGGCCATGGAACATCTCATCCGTCAGTGCCCCGAGCAGTATCTTTGGGGCTACGCGCGTTACAAGCAGCCGCGCGCTGAGGCAGTGCCTGCTGAGGGAGCTGCCGCATGA
- the metK gene encoding methionine adenosyltransferase has product MANDFLFTSESVSEGHPDKVADQISDAILDAIFKEDPRSRVAAETLTNTGLVVLAGEITTNAHVDYIQVARDTIKRIGYDNTDYGIDYKGCAVLVAYDKQSNDIAQGVDHASDDHLNTGAGDQGLMFGYACDETPELMPAPIYYAHRLVERQAQLRKDGRLPFLRPDAKSQVTMRYVDGKPHSIDTVVLSTQHHPDQSETQTKMKASFTEAIIEEIIKPVLPKEWLQNTRYLINPTGRFVIGGPQGDCGLTGRKIIVDTYGGACPHGGGAFSGKDPTKVDRSAAYAARYVAKNIVAAGLARQCQIQVAYAIGVAEPMNITVYTEGTGVVSDERLAALVREHFDLRPKGIIQMLDLLRPIYEKTAAYGHFGREEPEFSWEKTDKAAALRAAAGL; this is encoded by the coding sequence ATGGCGAACGACTTTCTTTTTACCTCGGAATCCGTCTCCGAAGGCCATCCCGACAAGGTGGCCGACCAGATCTCGGACGCGATTCTCGATGCGATCTTCAAGGAAGACCCCCGCTCGCGCGTCGCCGCAGAAACGCTGACCAACACCGGTCTCGTGGTGCTGGCGGGCGAGATCACCACCAACGCGCATGTGGACTACATCCAGGTGGCGCGCGACACCATCAAGCGCATCGGCTACGACAACACCGACTACGGCATCGACTACAAGGGCTGCGCCGTGCTGGTGGCCTATGACAAGCAGTCCAACGACATCGCCCAGGGCGTGGACCATGCCAGCGACGACCACCTGAACACGGGCGCTGGCGACCAGGGCCTGATGTTCGGCTACGCCTGCGACGAAACGCCTGAGCTGATGCCCGCGCCCATCTACTACGCGCACCGCCTCGTCGAACGCCAGGCCCAGCTGCGCAAGGACGGCCGCCTGCCCTTCCTGCGCCCTGACGCCAAGTCGCAAGTGACGATGCGCTATGTGGATGGCAAGCCCCACAGTATCGACACCGTGGTGCTCTCCACCCAGCACCACCCCGACCAGAGCGAAACGCAAACCAAGATGAAGGCCTCGTTCACCGAAGCCATCATCGAAGAGATCATCAAGCCCGTGCTGCCCAAGGAGTGGCTGCAGAACACGCGCTACCTGATCAACCCCACCGGCCGCTTCGTCATCGGCGGCCCCCAGGGCGACTGTGGACTGACCGGCCGCAAGATCATTGTGGACACCTACGGCGGTGCCTGCCCCCACGGCGGCGGCGCCTTCAGCGGCAAAGACCCAACGAAGGTGGACCGCTCGGCCGCCTACGCCGCGCGCTACGTGGCCAAGAACATCGTGGCCGCGGGCCTGGCCCGCCAGTGCCAGATCCAGGTGGCCTACGCGATTGGCGTGGCCGAGCCCATGAACATCACCGTGTACACCGAAGGTACGGGCGTGGTGTCGGACGAGCGCCTGGCCGCACTGGTGCGCGAGCATTTCGACCTGCGCCCCAAGGGCATCATCCAGATGCTGGACCTGCTGCGCCCGATCTACGAAAAGACGGCGGCCTACGGCCACTTCGGCCGCGAAGAACCCGAGTTCAGCTGGGAAAAGACGGACAAGGCTGCTGCGCTGCGCGCAGCAGCGGGCCTGTAA
- a CDS encoding DUF1328 domain-containing protein, whose product MLKYAIIFALISLVAGALGFSGVAVGAAGIAKVLFVLFLVVAVVFVVLAAIGVGAARKVLK is encoded by the coding sequence ATGCTGAAGTACGCCATCATTTTTGCCCTGATCTCCCTGGTGGCAGGCGCCCTGGGTTTCAGCGGTGTCGCCGTGGGCGCGGCGGGCATCGCCAAGGTACTGTTTGTGTTGTTTCTGGTGGTTGCCGTGGTGTTTGTGGTTCTGGCAGCCATCGGTGTAGGCGCAGCACGCAAGGTGCTGAAGTAA
- a CDS encoding hemerythrin domain-containing protein yields the protein MTNTHIFEALRESHERQRALYTALTDTSGDTPERRELFDELKTELAAHAMAEDRHFYVPLMAHDAGIDLSRHAISEHHQIDELVESLEDTELSSPAWLPLAKKLAEKVEHHLKEEEHRFFQMAGKLLTETQKAALAKSYRADYEDAKATMA from the coding sequence ATGACCAACACCCATATCTTTGAAGCCTTGCGCGAAAGCCACGAACGCCAGCGCGCGCTATACACCGCACTCACCGACACCAGCGGAGACACCCCCGAGCGGCGCGAGCTATTTGACGAACTCAAGACCGAGCTGGCCGCCCATGCCATGGCCGAGGACCGCCACTTCTACGTGCCGCTGATGGCGCACGATGCAGGCATTGACCTGTCGCGCCACGCCATCTCGGAGCACCACCAGATCGACGAGCTGGTGGAGTCGCTGGAAGACACCGAACTCTCCAGCCCCGCATGGCTACCGCTGGCAAAAAAACTAGCCGAAAAGGTGGAGCACCATCTGAAAGAAGAAGAACACCGGTTCTTCCAGATGGCCGGAAAACTGCTCACAGAAACGCAGAAAGCCGCGCTGGCAAAAAGCTACCGGGCCGACTATGAAGACGCCAAGGCCACGATGGCCTGA
- a CDS encoding diguanylate cyclase, producing the protein MSLRLKFNLVLAAVLLVAAAGAGLYVHRFLQQSAIEEVQHNSQIMMHAAMAIRDYTTELVKPHLDVTLAEKFLPQTVPAYAATETLRRLQNRFPGYEYKEAVLNPTNLRDRANEWEERVISDFREGRADPKKEITGEVGEGMHRAMYVARPITIKQAQCLACHSTPAVAPPTMLKVYGDKNGFGWGMNETVGIQVVKVPMYFPLEKARQTFNTVMAALVGSFVLLFVGLNLSLSSLVIEPMARLNRKLEDLATKDFLTDLVNRRRFFERLETEMADTRIKKGHLSVVMFDIDFFKRINDTFGHDSGDVVLKSTALRVRELLRTSDCAARFGGEEFIILLKETPVDAAMAMAEAVRARIASVPFDAVGHVSASFGVATWDHREDSHALIKRADTALYVAKSSGRNCVVQAKEAV; encoded by the coding sequence ATGTCTTTGCGGCTTAAATTCAACCTGGTGCTGGCGGCTGTGCTGCTGGTGGCCGCGGCGGGTGCGGGGCTCTACGTGCACCGCTTTTTGCAGCAGTCGGCCATCGAGGAAGTGCAGCACAACTCGCAGATCATGATGCATGCGGCCATGGCGATCCGGGACTACACCACCGAACTCGTCAAGCCGCACCTGGATGTGACGCTGGCCGAAAAATTTCTGCCGCAAACCGTGCCCGCCTATGCCGCGACCGAGACGCTGCGCCGCTTGCAGAACCGGTTCCCGGGCTATGAGTACAAGGAGGCGGTGCTCAACCCCACCAACCTGCGTGACCGGGCCAACGAGTGGGAAGAGCGGGTCATCAGCGACTTTCGCGAAGGCCGTGCCGACCCCAAGAAAGAGATCACAGGGGAGGTGGGTGAGGGTATGCACCGCGCCATGTATGTGGCGCGTCCCATCACGATCAAGCAGGCCCAGTGTTTGGCTTGCCACAGCACACCGGCCGTGGCGCCGCCCACCATGCTCAAGGTGTATGGCGACAAAAATGGTTTTGGCTGGGGCATGAATGAGACGGTGGGCATCCAGGTGGTCAAGGTGCCGATGTACTTCCCGCTGGAGAAGGCGCGTCAGACTTTCAACACAGTGATGGCTGCGCTCGTGGGCAGTTTTGTGCTGCTGTTCGTGGGGTTGAACCTGTCGCTGTCGTCACTGGTGATCGAGCCCATGGCGCGACTCAACCGCAAGCTCGAAGACCTGGCTACCAAGGACTTCCTGACCGATCTGGTCAATCGCCGTCGCTTCTTCGAGAGGCTGGAGACCGAGATGGCCGATACCCGCATCAAAAAGGGTCATCTGTCGGTGGTGATGTTTGACATCGATTTTTTCAAGCGCATCAACGATACGTTTGGGCATGACTCGGGCGATGTGGTGCTCAAGAGCACAGCGCTGCGTGTGCGCGAACTGCTGCGCACGTCCGACTGCGCGGCACGTTTCGGGGGCGAGGAGTTCATCATTTTGCTCAAGGAGACGCCAGTGGACGCAGCCATGGCAATGGCTGAAGCGGTCCGCGCCCGCATTGCGAGCGTCCCCTTCGATGCCGTGGGCCATGTCAGCGCCAGCTTTGGCGTAGCGACCTGGGACCACAGGGAAGACAGCCACGCCCTGATCAAACGTGCGGACACCGCCTTGTACGTGGCCAAGTCGAGCGGCCGCAACTGCGTGGTGCAGGCCAAAGAAGCGGTGTGA